The sequence GTCCCGTGCGGCATCGTTGAAGCGGCCGAGCCCCATCAGGGCCCGTGCCCGACCCTCGAACGCGGCGGCGGAATCGGGCTTGAGCGAGGCGGCGCCGGAGAAGGCCCTGTACGCCTGCTGATATCGCTCGAGCATGAGGCAGGACTGTCCAAGCCGGAAGCGGGGATCGAAGTCCCCTGGTGAGAGCGACATGGCCTGACGGAAGTCTTCGATGGCCTTCTCGTGTTCGCCAAGCTCCGCACGAATCGCCCCGCGCTGCGTATAGGCCTGCGTCAGGGAAGGATTTCTGCGGATGGCTTCGTCAAGGGCGTGAATGCCTTCAAGGGAGCGCCCGGCCTGCCAGAGGGTGTAGCCCAGCAGATAGCGCGAACGGGCGTCCGATGGCTTGAGCGAGGCGGCGCGCATCAGGTCCTGTTCCGCCCGTGAGTACTCGCCCAGCCGTGCCAGCGCGAGGCCGCGATACAGGTGTGCATCGTAGTTGTCCGGATCGAGTTCCACAGCCTCGCTGAGGGTCTGCACGGCGCCCTGCGGGTCCAGAAAGTTGCCGTCGTGGAACAGGGAAAGCGCTTCGCTCACCTTCTGGGATGCGGTGGCCTCCCTGCGATCCTGATCCGACATGGGATGGTGCTCCACCTCGCCCTTGTCGATGATGCGAGTAACCACACAGCCGGAAAGCAGCGACGCAAAGACGAGAGTGATGAGAACGACACGAGCGATCATCGGTCGGGGATACTCCCGGCCGGAGCGAACGTCAATGCGAACAGGAACGACGAACAATGGAAGAATTATATAGACCCCGGAAGCATCAGGCGGCCATCGAGGAGAATCTGACAAGGTTTTCCGTACTGGTCTGCCACCGCAGGTTCGGCAAGACCGTGCTTTCAGTGAACCGACTGATACGCCAGGCAAGAGAAACCGAAATGACGGACTGGCGCGGGGCTTACATCGCCCCGCTCTACAAGCAGGCCAAGGCGGTGGTCTGGGATCATCTGAAGCATTTCTGCGGAGTGGGGCTGGACGGGTGCGACGTGAAATTCAACGAGTCCGAACTGCGTGCCGACTTCAAGAACGGCTCCCGCATCCGGCTCTTCGGCGCGAACAACCCGGACTCACTGCGCGGCCTGTATCTGGACGCGGTGGTCTTCGACGAAGTGGCGCAAATGCCCTACCGCGTCTGGAGCGAAGTGGTCCGCCCCGCGCTTTCCGACCGCCGGGGCTGGGCGCTGTTCATAGGCACGCCGCAGGGCAAGAACGCCCTGTATCAGCTCTGGAACCGGGCCGGAGCCGATGAGGACTGGTTCACCGCCATGTACCGGGCCTCCGAAACCGGGGTGCTGCATCCCGACGAGCTGGACGCGGCGCGGCGGGAAATGAGTCCGGAGGAGTACGAGCAGGAGTTCGAATGCTCCTTCACCGCCGCCATCCGGGGCGCCTACTTCGGCGGGCTGCTGGGAGACCTTGAGCGCGAGGGCCGAGTTGGCGCGGTGCCCGTGGATCCGACCATGCCCGTGCATACCGCGTGGGACCTTGGCATGAGCGACTCCACGTCCATCTGGTTCGTACAGGCCGCCCCCGGCGGCGAGTATCGCGCCGTGGACTACTACGAAGCCTCGGGCGAAGGGTTGGAACATTACGCCAAGGTGCTGGACGCCAAAGGCTACAAGTACGGTCGCCACATCGCACCCCACGACATCCGCGTGCGCGAGCTGGGCACGGGGCGCTCCCGGCTGGAAACGGCCATGCGGCTGGGAATCCGCTTCGACATATGCCCCAACATTCCGGTGCAGGACGGCATCAACGCGGTGCGGCAGATGCTGCCGCGTTTCCGGTTCGATGCCGGTCGCTGCGAACCGGGCATCGACGCCCTGCGGCATTACCGGCGCGAGTTCAACGATCGGGCCGGGGATTTCATGCCGCGCCCGGTGCATGACTGGACCAGCCACGCGGTGGACGCCTTCCGCTACTTTGCCGTGGGCTTCCGCGAGCCGAGCAGAGGGACGCGACCGGACCGGACCGCAAACGACTACAACCCCTTTGGAGAAGCGTCATGAGCGCTTTTTCGGGGAAAACGACAAGCAACCGCAATGCGGATCGGAGGTCTCATGCTGATTCGGCAGGAACAAGTGCCGCCCCCGTTCAAGGAGTTTGCGCACAGGCAGCGGTACGAATGGTACCGCGCCGAAGACGAGCGAGGGCTGTATGCGTGGCTGGCCCTCGCCGAGTCCGGCGAGGATATGGAGATGCATCTGGAAGCGGTCCGCTGGGGGCCGCAGACGTTGCGTTCCATGCGTACTGATATTGAACGGGTCAAGGAAAAGGCCCGTAGGCGCGGCAAGACCCGGCTGCTCGGATTCAAGGCGGAGCAGGGGACTGAGCCCGATCCGCGCTGGGCCCGGTTCGTCGGTCTTTTCGGATTCGGCGGGCACGCTGTCATTCAGACGGCAGCTCTTGAGCTTTAGATAAAAAAGCCCCCGCCAAAAGGCGGGGGCTTTGATGCGTACAGGAATGGCGCGGCTACTTGGCAGCCTGGCGGGCGGCTTCGAGCCAGCTGTTCCACTTGTCCTGATTGTTGGCGATCCAGTCGTCAACGTGACGGGCGATGTCGCGGTCGGACTTTTCGCCTTCGTTCATCAGGGTGTTCTGCTTGTTGATGTCCTCAAGCTGCAGGGTGAATTCCTGCATGAACTTGTGTGCGGCCGGATTATTCTTGAGGAATTCCTTGTTGGCCACGATCTGGATGTCGGAAACCACGAAGCCGAGCTTCACCGGGTCGGACACGGCGCCCTTGATGCCGGAGACGGTCATGCGGTCTTCGGCCGGAGCCTGTGCTTCGGTGGGCTTGATTTCGGGCACGTTGATCCAGACGACGTCTTCGCCGGGCTTCAGCTTGAAGATGGTCCAGTTGGGGGCCCAGGTGTAGAAGAACACCGGACCGCCGCTCTTGTAGGTACCGAGGGCGGAAGCCATGCCGGCTTCATAGGAGGCCTTGATGGGATTGATGTGATCGCCGAGGTCGTAGACCTTCATGTGATGGGTGATGATGTTCTCACAACCCCAGCCCGGAGGGCAGGCGGTCAGTTCGGCCTTGCCGTCGCCGTTGATGTCGAAAGCTTCCTTCACTTCAGGACGCTTGAAGTCTTCGAGGGACTTGATGTTGAGCTTGTCGGCTTCCTTCTTGGAGATGAGGTAGCCCTGCAGGCCACCGGCCTTCACGACGTAACCGACCTTCTCGGCCTTTTCGTCGAAGTTGCTGGGAACCTGACTGTTGTGGTTGGGGAACCAGCCGTTGGTCCAGTAGTCAACGTCGCCGAACGTGACGGACTTGTAGAAAATGGGGTTCTGCAGGTCCTTGGGCTGCTGGACGTCGTAGCCGAGCTGTTCCAGTCCGCGGCGAACGAGGGCTTCCTGGAAGAAGCCGGTGTTCCATGTGGCTCGCGCCGGTTTGACGGTGACGCCTTCACCGGGCTTCATGTCCGAAGCCGCGGCGGCGGTGGCGAAAACGGCCACGCACAGAATCGCGATGAGTGCTTGTTTGAGTCGCATTTGAGCCTCCTGTTCTGTTTAGGATTTCTTATTCGCCATCGACTGGGTAATCCGGTCGAGTACGATAGCCATGAGGACGATGCCCAGTCCGCCGACAACGGCGCGGCCGATGTCCAGCGTGTTCAGGCCGAGGATGACCGGGGAGCCGAGACCGCCGGCGCCGATGAGCGCGGCGATGACGACCATGGAAAGGGCCATCATTATGGTCTGGTTGAGTCCGGCCAGAATGGTGGGCATGGCAAGGGGCACCTGCACCTTGATGAGCACCTGTGTTCTGGTGGCGCCGAATGCCTGAGCCGCTTCCACCAGTTCCGGATGCACGCCCCGGATGCCGAGGCTGGTCAGTCGGATGATGGGCGGCAGGGCGAAAATGATGGTCGCGAGAACGCCTGCCACGTTACCCACGGAAAAGAGCATCACGATGGGTACGAGGTAGACGAATGCGGGGGTGGTCTGCATGGCGTCGAGCACGGGACGTATTCCGGCCTCGAACCTGTCGCTGCGTCCGGCGGCGATGCCCAGCGGCACGCCAGCGATGGTGCAGAACAGCACCGAGGACAGGACCATGGCCAGCGTGGTCATGGACTCGCGCCACAGGCCGAGCAGGCCGATGAAGACCATGGTCACCGCCGAGAAGACGGCCAGCTTGTAGCCGGAGAAACGCCACGCGGCCAGTACCACCAGCACGATGATGATCAGCGGATGCAGGGCGTTGAGCCCTGCGTCGAACCCGTTGAGGGTCTGCTCCACCGGCCATTTGATGGATTGAAATATGTCGCGGTAGTTATTGACCAGCCAGTCCACGAACTGACTGACCCAACTGTCCAGAGGTATGACTTGTTGTTCAAACATGAGTGCGTATCCTTTTTTTGGTCAGCCTACTGGTCAAGCCGTTCTTCGGTTCTGTGCAGGGTGCGCAGGAAGCGGTTTCTGGAAACCACGCCCTTGTACTCGTTGCCGTCGTCCACGACGGGTACGGGCCACCCTTTGGATGCGAGGAACGGCAGCACTTCCTGCATGGAATCCTGCATGTTGACTGCGGTGACGTCCTCAAGGAAGGCCTGTTTGAGTCCTTTCTGTCCGGCCTCCATGG is a genomic window of Desulfovibrio oxyclinae DSM 11498 containing:
- the proX gene encoding glycine betaine/L-proline ABC transporter substrate-binding protein ProX; its protein translation is MRLKQALIAILCVAVFATAAAASDMKPGEGVTVKPARATWNTGFFQEALVRRGLEQLGYDVQQPKDLQNPIFYKSVTFGDVDYWTNGWFPNHNSQVPSNFDEKAEKVGYVVKAGGLQGYLISKKEADKLNIKSLEDFKRPEVKEAFDINGDGKAELTACPPGWGCENIITHHMKVYDLGDHINPIKASYEAGMASALGTYKSGGPVFFYTWAPNWTIFKLKPGEDVVWINVPEIKPTEAQAPAEDRMTVSGIKGAVSDPVKLGFVVSDIQIVANKEFLKNNPAAHKFMQEFTLQLEDINKQNTLMNEGEKSDRDIARHVDDWIANNQDKWNSWLEAARQAAK
- a CDS encoding tetratricopeptide repeat protein, coding for MIARVVLITLVFASLLSGCVVTRIIDKGEVEHHPMSDQDRREATASQKVSEALSLFHDGNFLDPQGAVQTLSEAVELDPDNYDAHLYRGLALARLGEYSRAEQDLMRAASLKPSDARSRYLLGYTLWQAGRSLEGIHALDEAIRRNPSLTQAYTQRGAIRAELGEHEKAIEDFRQAMSLSPGDFDPRFRLGQSCLMLERYQQAYRAFSGAASLKPDSAAAFEGRARALMGLGRFNDAARDLHFALSSNPDNADLRALYASTLERSGNLGGAIRAYRRAAAGFRNQDRMDDAKRMDEAARRLMDQRKTS
- a CDS encoding ABC transporter permease, with the protein product MFEQQVIPLDSWVSQFVDWLVNNYRDIFQSIKWPVEQTLNGFDAGLNALHPLIIIVLVVLAAWRFSGYKLAVFSAVTMVFIGLLGLWRESMTTLAMVLSSVLFCTIAGVPLGIAAGRSDRFEAGIRPVLDAMQTTPAFVYLVPIVMLFSVGNVAGVLATIIFALPPIIRLTSLGIRGVHPELVEAAQAFGATRTQVLIKVQVPLAMPTILAGLNQTIMMALSMVVIAALIGAGGLGSPVILGLNTLDIGRAVVGGLGIVLMAIVLDRITQSMANKKS
- a CDS encoding terminase large subunit domain-containing protein, whose translation is MEELYRPRKHQAAIEENLTRFSVLVCHRRFGKTVLSVNRLIRQARETEMTDWRGAYIAPLYKQAKAVVWDHLKHFCGVGLDGCDVKFNESELRADFKNGSRIRLFGANNPDSLRGLYLDAVVFDEVAQMPYRVWSEVVRPALSDRRGWALFIGTPQGKNALYQLWNRAGADEDWFTAMYRASETGVLHPDELDAARREMSPEEYEQEFECSFTAAIRGAYFGGLLGDLEREGRVGAVPVDPTMPVHTAWDLGMSDSTSIWFVQAAPGGEYRAVDYYEASGEGLEHYAKVLDAKGYKYGRHIAPHDIRVRELGTGRSRLETAMRLGIRFDICPNIPVQDGINAVRQMLPRFRFDAGRCEPGIDALRHYRREFNDRAGDFMPRPVHDWTSHAVDAFRYFAVGFREPSRGTRPDRTANDYNPFGEAS